In the Synechococcus sp. Nb3U1 genome, one interval contains:
- a CDS encoding ParA family protein, producing MARILAFTNNKGGTGKSTLCVHAAQLMAQRGERVLLIDLTSQATASSLYLEEAGSLLESETVWASLHPQQQRPLQEVVYSTDKGVDVVPSHSTMAEVAAQLAAAGSLGQDLLQQQLGPLVGDYDFIFLDTPGELNALTANALWVAQRVVIPTRLNRADFSCTEVTLRYIGALKGELTQARTVLTMLDDRYLPGGIWSGSHTGQLYVQAQQIFADVLSPVTIPDSSDLRTAFDYGLTVMEYRPGAVVCQRLLQFVEHEVLL from the coding sequence ATGGCACGGATCTTGGCGTTTACCAACAATAAAGGGGGCACTGGCAAGTCCACCCTCTGCGTACATGCGGCACAATTGATGGCGCAACGAGGGGAACGGGTGTTGCTCATCGATCTCACTTCCCAAGCCACCGCCAGCAGCCTTTACCTAGAAGAGGCTGGATCCCTGCTGGAGTCGGAAACGGTTTGGGCCAGTCTACACCCGCAGCAACAACGCCCCTTGCAGGAGGTTGTGTATAGCACTGACAAGGGGGTGGATGTGGTGCCCTCCCACAGCACCATGGCGGAGGTTGCCGCACAACTGGCGGCGGCTGGATCTTTGGGGCAGGATCTGTTGCAGCAGCAGCTTGGCCCCCTCGTAGGCGACTACGACTTTATCTTTCTGGATACGCCGGGGGAGCTGAATGCCCTCACGGCCAATGCCCTTTGGGTGGCTCAGCGGGTGGTGATTCCCACGCGGCTCAACCGAGCCGATTTTTCGTGTACGGAGGTGACGTTGCGCTACATCGGCGCTCTCAAAGGTGAGCTTACCCAGGCCCGCACTGTGTTAACCATGTTGGATGATCGCTATTTGCCAGGAGGCATTTGGTCGGGATCCCATACGGGCCAGTTGTATGTGCAAGCGCAACAGATTTTTGCGGATGTGCTTTCACCCGTTACTATTCCAGATAGCAGTGATTTGCGTACAGCCTTCGACTATGGCCTGACGGTGATGGAATATCGGCCTGGGGCAGTGGTGTGTCAGCGGTTGCTGCAGTTTGTTGAGCATGAGGTGCTCTTGTGA
- a CDS encoding GvpL/GvpF family gas vesicle protein gives MQPLESAAMTVPTQPDRIPQKEASPLYTYAFLPQPDPKLLQFIQQTEGIQQSIQVVSPVGSRIAAAVEPMQNPESLQASDEVLVRSALRHDQVICRLFAQIPVLPLRFGTCFLSAEKLGSHLLARQVEYEQTLTAIGGRAEYCLKGMVQPQPQPDPQSSLSGTAYLLARKQAYLQQQQVQVRQEQELAELQQLWPPTWPIQAVDPQSEEALRLYFLLTPAEKQQADSISQTWLAQHPNWQLDWSTPLPPYHFVRTLRDQDEPGDPLR, from the coding sequence ATGCAACCCCTTGAATCTGCCGCAATGACAGTTCCCACTCAGCCGGATCGGATCCCTCAAAAGGAAGCTAGCCCCCTCTACACCTATGCTTTTCTGCCGCAGCCGGATCCCAAGCTATTGCAGTTCATTCAGCAAACAGAAGGAATCCAGCAGTCTATACAGGTGGTTTCTCCTGTGGGCAGTCGCATTGCCGCGGCTGTGGAGCCGATGCAGAATCCCGAGTCCCTGCAAGCCTCCGATGAAGTATTGGTGCGATCCGCCCTGCGCCATGATCAGGTGATCTGTCGGCTCTTTGCCCAGATCCCGGTGCTGCCGCTGCGTTTCGGCACCTGTTTCCTCTCGGCCGAAAAACTCGGATCCCATCTGTTGGCCCGGCAAGTGGAGTATGAACAAACCCTCACTGCCATTGGGGGACGCGCTGAGTATTGCCTCAAGGGCATGGTTCAACCTCAGCCGCAACCCGATCCACAGTCTTCCCTGAGCGGAACGGCCTATCTTTTGGCCCGCAAACAAGCCTACCTTCAGCAACAACAGGTACAAGTACGCCAAGAACAAGAGTTGGCAGAATTGCAACAGCTTTGGCCCCCCACTTGGCCGATCCAAGCGGTGGATCCCCAGTCTGAAGAAGCCCTACGGCTTTATTTTTTACTCACACCCGCCGAAAAGCAGCAGGCCGACTCCATTAGTCAAACTTGGCTAGCCCAGCACCCCAATTGGCAACTAGACTGGAGCACCCCTTTACCCCCCTATCACTTTGTGCGTACTCTCCGAGATCAAGATGAGCCTGGGGATCCCTTGCGGTGA
- a CDS encoding photosystem II S4 domain protein, whose protein sequence is MLPRADLLQGAEYRETLARILDLGEQALKTWQVVCSDFLSPPEMAEVQARLQKLTELQIAASGGYPQAERQRLALSRSEVSIEPAGIPLAAIQIQGNFLFDPATHRDFLGALLGSGITRDKVGDVIVLEDSGAQAIVVPEMEEYLKANLTQVRTVPVKVSGIPFEQLKIQPPRTKSITSVEASLRLDAVASAGFSMSRSKMVEEIQRGEVRVNWKPITQASYTVGPQDLIAIRGRGRLHIEEVVKTQKGRFRVQMTRYL, encoded by the coding sequence ATGCTACCCAGAGCTGATTTATTGCAAGGTGCAGAGTACCGAGAAACCCTGGCGCGAATCTTGGATTTGGGAGAACAAGCCCTCAAAACCTGGCAAGTGGTCTGTAGCGATTTTCTCTCCCCACCGGAAATGGCTGAAGTGCAGGCCCGCCTGCAAAAGTTGACCGAGCTACAGATAGCAGCATCAGGAGGCTATCCACAAGCAGAACGGCAACGCCTAGCCCTATCCCGCTCGGAAGTCAGTATTGAGCCAGCAGGGATCCCGCTGGCCGCCATTCAGATTCAAGGGAACTTTCTGTTCGACCCAGCCACCCACCGTGATTTTTTGGGGGCACTATTGGGATCCGGCATTACCCGCGATAAAGTGGGCGATGTCATTGTGTTGGAAGACTCAGGTGCTCAGGCGATCGTTGTGCCAGAAATGGAGGAGTACCTCAAGGCAAACCTCACTCAAGTCCGTACAGTGCCTGTTAAGGTGAGCGGAATCCCTTTTGAACAGCTCAAAATTCAACCTCCCCGCACCAAATCCATCACCAGTGTGGAAGCTTCCCTACGGTTGGATGCTGTGGCATCAGCAGGATTTAGCATGTCCCGCAGCAAGATGGTAGAGGAAATTCAACGGGGGGAAGTGCGTGTGAATTGGAAGCCGATCACCCAAGCTAGCTATACTGTTGGCCCTCAAGATCTAATTGCCATTCGCGGGCGTGGTCGCCTACACATTGAGGAGGTTGTCAAGACTCAAAAGGGCCGCTTCCGGGTGCAAATGACTCGCTATCTCTAG
- a CDS encoding DUF3318 domain-containing protein has protein sequence MTSRSDFKPFEQAETERLRDLLPASLRPLISIVPNFAGDALLLSRRKAPWQPQGTIAIDFRRWQGIPQPQRDLLFLREVGWFDNRNWLQPGFYQSLALIGGITTLAELSLQHPFSALLAGGITALSARQIWQNLNRESAHFDADEFALRRAQYRGYSRQEAAQHLVDGLEHTLKLDPTDILTALRLQRLKAIALNLHQS, from the coding sequence ATGACCAGCCGCTCAGACTTCAAGCCCTTTGAACAAGCAGAAACCGAACGGTTACGGGATCTACTGCCGGCTTCTCTCCGACCGCTGATTAGCATTGTTCCCAACTTTGCTGGGGATGCATTGCTACTCTCCCGCCGCAAAGCCCCTTGGCAGCCTCAGGGCACGATTGCTATTGATTTTCGCCGCTGGCAAGGGATCCCTCAACCACAACGAGATCTGCTGTTTTTGCGGGAGGTGGGCTGGTTTGACAATCGCAACTGGTTACAGCCAGGGTTTTACCAATCTCTGGCTCTGATTGGCGGCATCACCACCTTGGCGGAACTCTCGTTGCAGCATCCCTTTTCTGCTCTTTTGGCAGGGGGGATTACCGCGCTTTCCGCTCGCCAGATTTGGCAGAATCTGAACCGCGAAAGTGCTCATTTTGATGCGGATGAATTTGCTTTGCGTCGTGCCCAATACCGTGGATACTCCCGCCAAGAGGCTGCTCAACATCTAGTGGATGGTCTAGAACACACCCTCAAGCTGGATCCCACTGATATCCTCACGGCACTGCGTTTGCAGCGACTGAAAGCAATTGCTCTGAATCTTCATCAATCCTGA
- a CDS encoding ABC1 kinase family protein has product MSRYYRWRLPQVIGRSLAILWPLFWFVLCLRWDQLWGHTDRNVGQRSVQLRKLLTHLGPTFIKVGQALSTRPDLVRKDFLEELTQLQDQLPGFPSLQAYARIESELGRPIAEIYAQISPEPVAAASLGQVYKAQLHSGEWVAVKVQRPHLRERLSLDLYLIRWASTWLAPWLPLNLGNTLTAVVDEFGRKLYEEIDYLNEGRNCERFAGYFRGDPDVYVPRIFWAYSTRRVLTLEWIDGIKLTDIERIQAANLEVKQLVRIGVVSALKQLLEYGFFHADPHPGNLFALADGRMAYIDFGMMDQLTQEMKEYLVDALVHLVDRDYNTLIDDFIHLGFLQPNVNRQELIPALETVLADVLTQEVGNFNFKTATDQFSDLMYRYPFQVPPHFALVIRSLVTQEGVALSLYPQFRIVGVAYPYVAKRLLTDESPRIRERLLQVLIKEGKFRWNRLENLIQIARSDGGLDLVPTARMGLRYLMSEEARTLRRQLVLSLTEDDRIHFEELQRLWHLLSPEISPTHLWQATMGSLPNPFVLQDTFAELGEQVQAHLKQLSRWRLPQAWPDLLAGMGQER; this is encoded by the coding sequence ATCTCCCGTTATTACCGTTGGCGACTGCCTCAGGTGATCGGGCGTTCTCTAGCAATCCTCTGGCCCCTCTTTTGGTTTGTGCTTTGCTTGCGTTGGGATCAGCTCTGGGGCCATACGGATCGCAATGTCGGTCAGCGCTCAGTGCAGTTACGTAAGCTGCTCACCCATTTGGGGCCAACTTTTATCAAAGTGGGACAGGCCCTTTCCACCCGACCGGATCTGGTTCGCAAAGATTTTCTAGAAGAACTGACCCAATTGCAGGATCAGTTGCCCGGGTTCCCGTCCTTACAAGCTTACGCCCGGATTGAGTCGGAGTTGGGCCGTCCGATTGCCGAGATCTACGCTCAGATTTCTCCTGAGCCAGTGGCTGCTGCCAGTTTGGGCCAAGTGTACAAAGCCCAATTGCACAGTGGCGAGTGGGTGGCGGTGAAGGTGCAGCGGCCCCATTTGCGAGAACGGCTGAGTTTGGATCTGTACCTGATTCGCTGGGCTTCGACGTGGTTGGCCCCTTGGCTGCCCTTGAACCTGGGCAATACCCTGACGGCGGTGGTAGATGAGTTTGGCCGCAAGCTCTACGAAGAGATCGATTACCTGAACGAAGGGCGCAACTGCGAACGCTTTGCTGGCTACTTTCGCGGGGATCCGGACGTGTACGTGCCCCGCATCTTCTGGGCCTACAGCACCCGCCGGGTGCTGACGCTGGAGTGGATCGACGGCATCAAGCTAACGGATATCGAGCGCATTCAAGCGGCCAATCTGGAGGTGAAGCAACTGGTACGCATTGGCGTGGTCTCGGCCCTCAAGCAACTGCTGGAATACGGGTTTTTCCACGCGGATCCCCATCCTGGCAACCTGTTTGCCCTCGCCGATGGCCGCATGGCCTATATCGATTTCGGCATGATGGATCAGCTCACCCAGGAGATGAAGGAATACCTGGTGGATGCGCTGGTACATTTGGTGGATCGAGATTACAACACCCTCATCGATGATTTTATTCATCTTGGTTTTTTGCAGCCCAATGTCAACCGTCAAGAGCTGATCCCAGCCTTGGAAACGGTGTTGGCGGATGTACTGACTCAGGAGGTGGGTAATTTTAACTTCAAAACCGCCACCGATCAGTTTTCGGATTTGATGTATCGCTATCCCTTTCAGGTGCCGCCGCATTTTGCCTTGGTGATCCGCTCTTTGGTGACCCAAGAAGGGGTAGCTCTCAGCCTCTATCCGCAGTTTCGCATTGTCGGGGTGGCCTACCCTTATGTAGCCAAGCGCCTGTTGACGGATGAATCCCCGCGCATTCGGGAGCGCCTGCTGCAGGTGCTGATTAAGGAGGGCAAATTCCGCTGGAACCGTCTGGAGAACCTGATCCAAATTGCTCGTAGCGATGGGGGGCTGGATCTGGTGCCCACCGCCCGGATGGGCCTGCGCTACTTGATGTCGGAGGAGGCTCGTACCCTGCGCCGCCAGTTGGTGCTTTCCCTTACGGAAGATGACCGCATTCACTTTGAAGAGTTGCAGCGCCTGTGGCATTTGCTCAGCCCCGAAATTTCCCCAACCCACCTCTGGCAAGCCACAATGGGATCCCTGCCCAATCCCTTTGTTTTGCAAGACACCTTTGCCGAACTGGGGGAACAGGTGCAGGCTCATCTGAAACAGCTTAGCCGCTGGCGACTGCCGCAAGCTTGGCCGGACTTGCTGGCGGGAATGGGTCAGGAAAGGTAG
- a CDS encoding alpha/beta hydrolase has product MTALPLTYRFQSPRQASLGSTPLLLMLHGIGSHEGDLIQLAPYLDPRFAVLSLRAPIPLSMGGFAWFEMTWTEEGPVGNIPQARTSLRLLSSFLDQVLQEGIPDTALDSARIYLMGFSQGAIMSLYLALIQPEKLAGIVAMSGRLPEEVVAEAVEPERMKNLAILAVHGTEDAVLPIPFGREIRDYFTRLPLDFTYREYDMGHEVSPQSLLDIQDWLRGRLN; this is encoded by the coding sequence ATGACTGCTCTGCCGCTGACTTATCGCTTTCAGTCTCCCCGCCAAGCTAGCCTGGGATCCACGCCGCTGCTGCTGATGTTGCATGGGATCGGTAGCCACGAAGGGGATCTGATCCAACTGGCTCCCTACTTGGATCCGCGCTTTGCTGTGCTCAGTTTGAGGGCACCGATTCCCCTCAGTATGGGAGGATTTGCCTGGTTTGAGATGACCTGGACAGAAGAGGGGCCGGTGGGGAATATCCCTCAAGCTCGCACCAGCCTGCGGCTGCTAAGTTCCTTCCTAGATCAGGTTCTGCAGGAAGGGATCCCGGATACAGCTCTCGATTCCGCTCGAATATATTTGATGGGGTTTAGCCAGGGGGCAATCATGAGCCTCTATTTAGCCCTTATCCAGCCAGAAAAACTAGCTGGGATCGTCGCCATGAGTGGGCGTTTGCCCGAAGAAGTTGTGGCCGAAGCGGTGGAGCCTGAGCGGATGAAAAACCTGGCCATCTTGGCGGTGCATGGAACTGAAGATGCCGTTCTGCCCATACCCTTTGGCCGCGAGATCCGCGACTATTTTACCCGACTGCCTCTGGACTTTACCTACCGAGAGTACGACATGGGCCATGAGGTTTCCCCCCAGAGCCTTTTGGATATTCAGGACTGGCTACGGGGACGATTGAATTGA
- a CDS encoding YggT family protein, with protein sequence MMLSHLLSPLISMDSLSFGLVYTTAGSLLFRSIYQFIVIYNVLLIVRILLSWFPQLNWSNPILSVLSQLTDPYLNLFRGIIPPIGGLDFSPWLAFILLSFAMQVVGQFA encoded by the coding sequence ATGATGCTCAGCCACCTTTTGTCCCCTCTGATCTCGATGGATAGCCTCTCTTTTGGGTTGGTCTACACCACCGCCGGGTCGTTGCTGTTTCGCTCGATTTACCAGTTCATCGTCATTTACAACGTGCTGCTCATCGTGCGCATTTTGCTGAGCTGGTTCCCACAACTGAACTGGTCGAACCCGATTCTGTCGGTGCTCAGCCAACTGACGGATCCCTATCTGAACCTGTTTCGCGGCATTATCCCCCCGATTGGCGGCCTCGATTTCTCCCCGTGGTTGGCATTTATTTTGCTCAGTTTTGCCATGCAGGTGGTGGGCCAGTTTGCCTAG
- a CDS encoding glucose-1-phosphate adenylyltransferase, which translates to MREVLAIILGGGRGTRLYPLTKRRAKPAVPLAGKYRLIDIPVSNCINSHIEKIYVLTQFNSASLNRHIVNTYRFSPFSGGFVDVLAAQQTPENPEWFQGTADAVRQYLWLMESWKPKEYLILSGDHLYCMDYRPFIEHHRQTGADVTLAVLPCAENVASSFGLLKIGENGRIIDFKEKPKGELLKTCQVDTQALGLSPEEAQAKPYIASMGIYVFKREALIEMLKVKEHTDFGKEVLPAAIGKYHVQAYLFNGYWEDIGTIEAFYRANLSLVKQPNPPFSFFNSEMPIYTRPRFLPPNKILDAHIADSIIADGCIIKNAQIRNSIIGIRSRLEANTIVENTLVMGADYYESAEERQAKLNEGIPPVGIGANSHVVNAIVDKNARIGRNVRILNKDHITEAEREDEGIWISNGIVTIIKDSVIPDNTVI; encoded by the coding sequence ATGCGCGAGGTATTGGCGATCATCTTAGGAGGCGGGCGTGGCACCCGTCTTTACCCCCTCACCAAACGCCGTGCCAAACCCGCTGTACCCTTGGCAGGGAAATATCGCCTGATCGATATTCCGGTCAGCAACTGTATCAATTCTCACATTGAAAAGATCTACGTCCTGACGCAGTTCAACTCCGCCTCCTTGAACCGTCACATCGTCAATACCTACCGCTTTTCCCCCTTTAGCGGTGGCTTTGTGGATGTGTTGGCAGCCCAGCAAACCCCAGAGAACCCGGAGTGGTTCCAGGGCACAGCCGATGCGGTGCGGCAATATCTCTGGCTGATGGAGTCTTGGAAACCAAAGGAGTATCTGATCCTCTCCGGCGATCACCTCTACTGCATGGACTATCGCCCCTTCATCGAACATCACCGGCAGACGGGGGCAGATGTAACGTTGGCGGTGTTGCCCTGTGCAGAGAATGTCGCCTCTAGCTTCGGCCTACTTAAGATTGGCGAGAACGGGCGCATTATTGATTTCAAAGAAAAACCGAAAGGGGAGCTACTAAAAACCTGCCAAGTGGATACCCAAGCCCTCGGCCTCAGCCCCGAAGAAGCACAAGCCAAGCCCTACATCGCCTCCATGGGCATTTACGTGTTCAAGCGGGAAGCCCTGATCGAGATGCTGAAGGTGAAGGAACACACCGATTTCGGCAAAGAGGTGTTGCCTGCCGCTATCGGTAAGTACCATGTACAAGCCTATCTCTTCAACGGCTACTGGGAAGATATCGGTACCATCGAAGCGTTCTACCGAGCCAATCTCTCACTGGTAAAGCAGCCCAACCCTCCCTTCAGCTTCTTTAACAGCGAGATGCCCATCTACACCCGCCCGCGTTTCTTGCCCCCCAATAAGATCCTTGACGCCCACATTGCGGATTCCATTATTGCCGATGGTTGCATCATCAAAAACGCGCAAATTCGCAACTCGATCATCGGCATTCGCAGCCGCCTAGAGGCAAACACCATTGTGGAAAATACGCTGGTGATGGGGGCAGATTATTACGAGTCAGCGGAGGAGCGGCAGGCCAAGCTAAACGAAGGGATCCCACCGGTGGGCATTGGGGCCAACTCCCATGTCGTCAACGCGATTGTGGATAAAAACGCTCGTATCGGGCGTAACGTGCGCATTCTCAACAAAGATCACATCACGGAAGCCGAACGAGAAGACGAAGGGATCTGGATCAGCAATGGCATTGTCACGATCATCAAAGACTCGGTTATCCCCGACAATACGGTTATTTAG
- a CDS encoding cytosine deaminase has translation MPTMQIPSVDHYRLLNAQVPLSVLRDLVPGATLNPDNLVLLDLEIQAGVITQIQPANSTAPEGILSLDLKRGQVWPCFLDIHTHLDKGHVWTRTRNPDGTFASAAQAARDDWEKMGQVYASDPEQFREDVYCRFNFGLRCSYAHGSQAVRTHISCTSPQTIANLDVFAQLRQEWAGKLELQAVTILALEYFLTPEGEKLADKVADVGGILGGVTAMGPDLDRQLDRVFALAKERGLDLDFHTDETHDPEAITLQHVAAAALRSNFPNSVVCGHCCSLAVQPPEVAHKTMDMVREAGIAVVSLPMCNLYLQDRNPGHTPYWRGVTLLHELKALGVPVMVASDNCRDPFYGFGDHDGLEVFREATRILHLDTPYGDWPQAITTTPARVMGLSDRGQIGVGLMADLVLFKGRGFDELLSRPQHDRVVLRQGKAIDTTLPDYSELDDLMAKVGAVSV, from the coding sequence ATGCCCACCATGCAGATCCCCAGCGTTGACCACTACCGGTTGCTCAATGCCCAAGTGCCCCTCTCGGTTCTCAGAGATCTGGTACCTGGGGCCACCCTCAACCCAGACAATCTGGTCTTGCTGGATCTGGAGATTCAGGCGGGGGTGATCACTCAGATCCAACCGGCCAACAGCACTGCTCCAGAAGGGATCCTGAGCCTGGATCTCAAACGGGGACAGGTGTGGCCTTGCTTTTTGGATATTCACACCCATCTCGATAAAGGGCATGTGTGGACCCGCACCCGCAACCCCGATGGCACCTTTGCCAGTGCTGCCCAGGCCGCCCGTGACGATTGGGAAAAGATGGGACAGGTCTATGCCAGTGATCCGGAGCAATTCCGGGAGGATGTCTACTGCCGTTTCAATTTTGGCCTGCGCTGCAGCTATGCTCATGGATCCCAGGCGGTACGCACCCACATCTCCTGTACCAGTCCCCAAACCATTGCTAACCTGGATGTATTTGCTCAGTTACGTCAGGAATGGGCCGGCAAGCTAGAGCTCCAGGCAGTCACGATCTTGGCCCTGGAGTATTTCCTCACCCCAGAGGGGGAAAAGCTGGCGGACAAAGTGGCGGACGTAGGCGGGATCCTTGGTGGCGTCACAGCGATGGGTCCAGACTTGGATCGGCAGTTGGATCGGGTGTTTGCCTTGGCCAAGGAGCGAGGCTTGGATCTGGACTTTCACACTGACGAAACCCATGATCCGGAGGCGATCACCCTGCAACATGTGGCGGCAGCAGCCTTGCGCAGCAATTTTCCCAACTCAGTGGTCTGTGGCCATTGTTGTAGTTTGGCGGTGCAACCGCCGGAAGTGGCTCACAAAACCATGGATATGGTGCGAGAAGCTGGAATTGCCGTGGTCAGCTTGCCCATGTGCAACTTGTATTTGCAAGATCGCAACCCTGGTCATACCCCCTATTGGCGGGGGGTGACCCTGCTGCACGAACTCAAGGCCCTAGGGGTGCCGGTGATGGTGGCCAGTGACAACTGCCGGGATCCCTTTTATGGCTTCGGGGATCACGATGGCCTAGAGGTGTTCCGGGAGGCAACTCGCATTCTGCACCTGGATACTCCCTACGGAGACTGGCCCCAGGCGATTACCACAACCCCAGCCCGTGTCATGGGCCTGTCGGATCGGGGACAAATTGGGGTGGGTTTGATGGCCGATTTGGTGTTGTTCAAGGGGCGAGGCTTTGACGAGTTGCTCTCTCGCCCTCAGCATGACCGCGTGGTGCTGCGCCAGGGGAAGGCGATCGATACCACTTTGCCCGACTATAGCGAGCTGGATGACTTGATGGCCAAAGTGGGCGCGGTGTCGGTCTAG
- the sat gene encoding sulfate adenylyltransferase, with protein sequence MSQSQPTPSPRDAIPPHGGTLINRIAPAEQVEELRSKAEHCPTIDLSERAQSDLEMIAIGGFSPLIGFMGRADYQAVVETMHLANGLAWSLPVTLPVAPAVAADLKEGQLLALASGSGRVIGLMELAEKFTYDKTREAQQVYRTTDDKHPGVKVLYEQGSVYLAGPVTLLQRDPHPLFPAYQIDPAQSRQLFREKGWKTIVGFQTRNPIHRAHEYIQKCALEIVDGLFLHPLVGATKSDDIPADVRMRCYEVLIEKYYPQDRVILAINPSAMRYAGPREAIFHALIRKNYGCTHFIVGRDHAGVGDYYGTYDAQHIFDEFQPQELGIVPLKFEHAFYCTVTGTMATAKSSPSQPHERIHLSGTKVREMLRRGEVPPPEFSRPEVAQLLAQAMQERG encoded by the coding sequence ATGAGCCAATCTCAGCCCACTCCCTCCCCTCGTGATGCCATTCCTCCCCACGGCGGCACCCTGATCAACCGCATTGCCCCCGCCGAGCAGGTGGAGGAGCTGCGCTCGAAAGCCGAACATTGTCCTACGATTGACCTCAGCGAACGGGCCCAATCGGATTTGGAGATGATTGCCATCGGGGGCTTCAGCCCGCTGATAGGGTTCATGGGTCGGGCAGATTACCAAGCGGTGGTGGAAACCATGCACTTGGCCAACGGCTTGGCTTGGTCTTTGCCGGTGACTTTGCCGGTTGCACCCGCAGTAGCGGCAGATCTGAAAGAGGGGCAACTGCTCGCTTTGGCTTCTGGGTCAGGAAGGGTGATCGGCCTCATGGAACTGGCGGAGAAATTCACCTACGACAAAACCCGCGAAGCCCAACAAGTTTACCGCACCACTGACGACAAGCATCCGGGGGTGAAGGTGCTCTACGAGCAGGGATCCGTCTACTTGGCTGGCCCGGTCACCCTCTTGCAGCGGGATCCCCACCCCCTGTTTCCGGCTTATCAAATTGATCCTGCCCAATCTCGTCAGCTCTTCCGGGAAAAAGGCTGGAAAACCATTGTTGGCTTTCAAACCCGCAACCCAATCCACCGTGCCCATGAGTACATTCAAAAGTGTGCTTTGGAAATTGTGGATGGCTTGTTTTTGCATCCTTTGGTGGGGGCAACCAAAAGTGACGATATCCCTGCTGATGTGCGGATGCGCTGCTACGAGGTATTGATCGAGAAATACTATCCTCAAGATCGGGTAATCCTAGCAATCAATCCTTCTGCTATGCGCTACGCTGGCCCGCGTGAGGCGATCTTCCATGCGCTGATCCGCAAGAACTACGGCTGCACCCACTTCATTGTTGGGCGTGACCATGCAGGAGTCGGGGATTACTACGGTACCTACGATGCCCAGCACATTTTTGATGAGTTTCAGCCACAGGAACTGGGTATTGTCCCCCTGAAGTTTGAACACGCTTTCTACTGCACCGTCACAGGTACAATGGCCACGGCCAAGAGCAGCCCCAGCCAACCCCATGAGCGCATTCACCTTTCCGGTACCAAAGTGCGGGAGATGTTACGGCGGGGCGAAGTACCTCCACCGGAGTTTTCTCGACCAGAAGTGGCTCAACTGTTGGCACAGGCCATGCAAGAGCGCGGGTAA